The Spirochaetae bacterium HGW-Spirochaetae-1 DNA segment ACCGTGCTGACTTCATAGCCGGCCATAAGTTCGGCGTCCTCAATGGCTTTCTGGATCGATGCGGCCGTATTATCTATATTGACGATTATTCCGTTTTTCAGGCCCGTTGACGGAGCGACTCCAACCCCGGCTACCTCGATCTGATTATTTTCGTCGAGTCTGCCGATGACGGCACAGGTCTTTGTCGTTCCGATATCTAGTCCTACGATTATCTCTTCCATTTTCCCCCCCTGGATTTCATCTGATCACGATCATGTTGCCGTTGATGTCCAGCTTTTCCGGATAGTATTTAATCCTGTCAAGATAGCCCGTTATATAATTCAGGCGCCGTATATTCCCCTTTCCTGCTTTCATGTTCATCTCAGTCCTTCTCCCCTTCAGTTTCACCCGTATAAGGTCCGAAGGCCCGGGAGACAGTTCCGAGAGCTCCCTGTACAGGGACGGGAAAGCCCCCTTTGTCCAGGCGCAAAGTTCATGGAGGCGTCGCACCCTTTCCGAAAGTACTCCGCTCCTGATATCCTCCCTGCCGATTAAAGTCAGGGGACTGTCTTCACTGTATATTTTACCCTTCGATATAAGGCTGTAATTTTCATCAAATTCCAGCAGCAAGGTCGTCGCACCGTCCGTCACGGCCACGGGGAAAGAGGGTATCTTTTCCTTCACCCGCACTATAAGCCTGTCTCCCTTTGTGCTGATAGTATAATCCTCTATCATGGGCAATCCGCCCAGTATCGACTTCAGGGAATCCATATCCACCAGTATCCCCTTTCCCGTCGTTGCGGCCCGTACTTTTTTTATGATGTCATATTTTGACATATACACAAGTCCCTGGAACTCGATGGATCGAAAAAGCCTCTCGTTTTTAGCTCCACCCGGACCGCCGGTGCATTCCGCGAAAATCAGCACAAGCAGGACCACTGTTATATGTATCGGTATTTTTATCATCCTGCCCAGTTTTTCAGTTCGTCAAGTATCATTTTTCCAGCTTTGTAAATGTCGCCGGCTCCCAGGGTTACGACAACATCTCCCCTCCTGACATGTTTCAATATGGTGGCGGGGATATCCTCAAACTTTGGAATTATCACGGGTTCCCGGCCCTCGTGCTTTATGACGGCATCCCTGATGAGATCCGATGAAACACCATCGATGGGCTTTTCACCGGCGGGATATATCTCCGTGAAAAATATGACATCGGCATTGGCGAAGGACTGCCCGAACTCGTCCCACAGGAGCTCGGTCCTGGTGAAACGATGAGGCTGAAAAATAACGAGGAGACGCCGGTCGAGCTTCTTAAGCGCCGCCAGGGTTGCGCGTATCTCCGTTGGATGATGACCGTAATCGTCCATGACCAGAACATCCTTTTCCTCGCCGATACGTTCGAACCGGCGCCCCACGCCCTGGAAGGCCATGAGCCCTTCACGGATTACATTTTCCGGGAGCCCCAGTTCCAGGGCAACGGCGATGACCGACAGCGAATTAAGCACATTATGATTTCCCAGGGATGTAATCCCGAATTCACCCAGAGGCTTATCACGGTAAAAGGCCGAGTACTTCATTTTCCCGTCTTCGAGGCGGATATTTGCGGCCCTGAAATCGGTGTCGTCGGAAAAACCATAGGTAAAAAAGGGCCGTTCGACGCGCGGCAGGATTTCCCGTACAATAACATCGTCGGTGCAAAGGACCGAGTAACCGTAAAAGGGAATATTGTTTATGTACTGGAGAAAGGCCTCTTTCACATTATTGAAATACTTAT contains these protein-coding regions:
- a CDS encoding UDP-N-acetylmuramate--L-alanine ligase; its protein translation is MFRNSKKMHFVGIGGIGMSGIAEILINLGYDVSGSDLRESEQTKRLKEMGAVVYIGHGASNIQDYHVVVTSTAIDLSNPEIIEARKRRIPIIHRSEMLAELVRLKHGIGVAGTHGKTTTSSMLAYLLYHGGINPTAIIGGKVLNFGSNAYAGQGEYIVFEADESDGSFLKLLPTIGIVTNIDADHLDHYKYFNNVKEAFLQYINNIPFYGYSVLCTDDVIVREILPRVERPFFTYGFSDDTDFRAANIRLEDGKMKYSAFYRDKPLGEFGITSLGNHNVLNSLSVIAVALELGLPENVIREGLMAFQGVGRRFERIGEEKDVLVMDDYGHHPTEIRATLAALKKLDRRLLVIFQPHRFTRTELLWDEFGQSFANADVIFFTEIYPAGEKPIDGVSSDLIRDAVIKHEGREPVIIPKFEDIPATILKHVRRGDVVVTLGAGDIYKAGKMILDELKNWAG